The window GGTCCCAAGCCACACAGTTTCTACCGGACGCCCACCCGTTGAGCGGGTGGATTTTCCGATAGACTTGTGCGGCCAGCTACGGACGCTTTAGGCCCAATAAGATCGGCCATCACTCGGGCTGCCGGTATTACCGCGGCGGCTGGCACCGGTCTTGCCCAGCCCTTATTCGTCCACCTCCCTACGGTGGACAAAAGCGTAGGCTCTATGCCTACGCACTTGGGATTCCCTTATCGCACTGTCGTGCAGTGTAAAGGTTTCGCGCCTGCTGCGCCCCGTAGGGCCCGGAATCTTGTCTCAGATTCCGTCTCCGGGTTCTCACTCTCATGACCCGTACCGATTATTGGCACGGTGGGCCGTTACCCCACCGTCTACCTAATCGGCCGCAGCCACATCCTTCGGCGCCGGAGCGTTTGGCACAGTCCTCATTCCAGGTGGACTGTGGTATCTACTATTAGCCTCAGTTTCCCGAGGGTATTGTAGTCCGAAGGGTAGTTTGGCCACGTGTTACTGAGCTATTCGCCACGAGTCTGAACTCGTGCGACTAGCATGGCTAAATCGAATCCCAATAGCAATGGCCTCCGGCAGGATCAACCGGAATGTATAACCTCTGAACCTGGTTCCCGGCTCAGAGGGGGTGTTGGCGGGTTTTGACTCGCGGTGAGTCAAAACACCATTGCATGGTCTATATGGTGTCCGAGTCACCCAGCGACCTGGATGACACCGAACTACCATGGCTCACATCAGATTTCCTCTTACGCCGGAGCGCAGGGGGCGAAATCCTCATCTTCGCGGACTTGATTGTACCCTTCGAGGGGTCATAAACCCATCGAAGCGTTCCAAGTCCAGCGAAACCGGGCCGAGTTGAACGGCCCGAGTTCGCGGATGCGTTCTTCGCATTAGTCACGATGCCCGGGTTGTATTTAACCCCGTCGAACTACCGGCGCCACGTCATGCGGTTTCATGCCGGGGGGAAACTGTGAACGAACCCACAGCTACGCGGTGGAGGGTGCGAAAAAAGATCGAACGATCCCCGAGGCTACTCCTCGTCGATGTACTCAATTCCCTGCTTCGAGACGTTGGCCTTCGTGATGTCGTCGAGGTCGTTGAGCCAGAAGTCCTCGTCCGCCTCGTCGACTTCGGGGGCGCTGTCCTTCCAGGCCCAGCCCTCGTACTCGTGGACCTTTTTCGTCCCTTTCTCGCGGAGCCGGAGCGTCGTTCGATCCGCCTCTTCCTCCGATGGAGCCGGGTCGAGGGTTCGGGCCGCCTTGAGCGCGGCCTGTCGGGGCATGTTTCCGGAGAACTCGCTCGGTTCCGATCCGTCTTCCTCTCGAAGGGCGAAGTTTCGCTTACCGTCTTCACGTACCATGGTTTATGCTCCATGCGAACCCAGCACACAGTGTGTAATAAATATATCGGGGAAATGAAAGCTGCTCGGCAAAACATTTATATATTGACTCCGTCCCGGCTAGCGGTTTTGTCTCCTCAGTACGGAGGGGCTGGGAGGAACG is drawn from Halorubrum sp. CBA1229 and contains these coding sequences:
- a CDS encoding non-histone chromosomal MC1 family protein; amino-acid sequence: MVREDGKRNFALREEDGSEPSEFSGNMPRQAALKAARTLDPAPSEEEADRTTLRLREKGTKKVHEYEGWAWKDSAPEVDEADEDFWLNDLDDITKANVSKQGIEYIDEE